A genomic window from Nicotiana sylvestris chromosome 11, ASM39365v2, whole genome shotgun sequence includes:
- the LOC104236053 gene encoding uncharacterized protein, producing MPTLNLFTNVPVDAVVASDILKDATKAVAKIIGKPESYVMILLNGGAPIAFAGTEAPAAYGELISIGGLGPGVNGKLSSTIAEILQTKLSIDSNRFYIKFYDSPRQFFGFNGSTF from the exons ATGCCGACTCTGAATCTGTTTACAAATGTACCAGTAGATGCAGTGGTAGCTTCTGATATTCTCAAAGATGCTACTAAAGCTGTTGCCAAAATTATTGGCAAACCCGAGTCA TATGTGATGATCTTGTTGAATGGAGGAGCTCCTATTGCATTCGCTGGTACTGAAGCTCCTGCTGCTTACGGAGAATTAATCTCCATTGGGGGTCTTGGACCTGGTGTGAATGGAAAACTCAGTTCAACCATTGCCGAGATTCTTCAGACAAAGCTGTCAATAGACAGCAACAGATTCTATATAAAGTTTTATGATTCTCCG CGCCAATTTTTCGGGTTCAATGGCTCAACTTTTTGA
- the LOC104236052 gene encoding pentatricopeptide repeat-containing protein At3g14730 produces MSQRTFLLKSLSIFKAQCQYSNSFSSISYKSFDLKTCIVSLQSCANDKNLTGGKQVHCHMLRFGHLNLSPLPTTSLINMYSKCNSLSYALSVFYASPLGHNVFAYNAIIAGLIANDLNKRAFEFYCQMRVVDIVPDKFTFPCVLKACCNVVDVKKIHGLVFKLGLEVDLFIGSALLHSYLIYGMVDFALDVFEELLERDDVVLWNAMINGYAQTGEFNSALMVFRWMIEDGVVPNRFTITGVLSALANYGEVYNGKVIHGFVIKKGFDLGVAISNALIDMYGKCRCVTEALEVFETMVERDIFSWNSVICVHEQCGDHDGTLRLFKRMLSAGVRPDLVTVTTTLPACAHLAALRHGREIHAYMIVNGVRKDADYREYDDTYIDNAILDMYAKCGSMREAQLICDMMNYKDVASWNIMIKGYGMHGFGIKALELFSDMCKAELRPDDVTFVGVLSACSHSGLIKQGKEFLAQMQPKYGVVPSIEHYTSVIDMLGRAGQLEAAYELLLAMPIKANSVVWRAFLAACRLHGNSDLAEVAAKQVLDLEPEHCGSYVILSNIYGQTGRYEEVLEVRDTMRLQNVRKTPGCSWIELNNGVHVFITADKSHPEGNLIYAGLNSLTARLREHGYTPESDALESSP; encoded by the coding sequence ATGAGCCAAAGAACCTTTCTTTTGAAGTCTTTGTCGATATTTAAAGCACAGTGTCAATATTCAAACAGTTTTTCATCCATTAGTTACAAGTCTTTTGACCTCAAGACTTGCATTGTATCACTTCAATCATGTGCCAATGACAAGAACCTCACAGGAGGGAAACAAGTCCATTGCCATATGCTTAGATTTGGCCATTTAAATTTATCTCCACTGCCTACTACTAGCCTAATTAACATGTACTCGAAATGCAACTCGTTATCGTATGCATTATCTGTGTTCTATGCTTCACCACTTGGTCATAATGTGTTTGCTTATAATGCTATTATAGCAGGGTTGATTGCTAATGACTTGAATAAAAGAGCTTTTGAATTCTATTGCCAAATGAGGGTAGTAGATATCGTGCCTGATAAGTTCACTTTCCCTTGTGTGCTTAAGGCTTGTTGTAATGTAGTAGATGTGAAAAAGATTCATGGGTTAGTTTTTAAACTTGGGTTAGAAGTTGATTTGTTCATTGGCAGTGCTTTGTTGCATAGTTATTTGATATATGGGATGGTAGATTTTGCATTAGATGTGTTTGAGGAGTTGCTGGAGAGGGATGATGTTGTGCTTTGGAATGCGATGATCAATGGCTATGCTCAGACGGGTGAGTTTAATAGTGCTTTGATGGTGTTTAGGTGGATGATTGAGGATGGGGTTGTTCCCAACAGGTTTACTATAACGGGTGTACTTTCTGCTCTGGCAAATTATGGGGAAGTTTATAATGGAAAGGTGATTCACGGGTTTGTGATAAAGAAGGGGTTTGATTTGGGGGTTGCCATTTCGAATGCACTAATTGACATGTATGGTAAATGTCGCTGTGTTACTGAAGCTCTGGAGGTTTTTGAGACGATGGTGGAGAGGGATATATTTTCTTGGAACTCGGTAATTTGTGTGCATGAACAATGTGGTGATCACGATGGAACGTTGAGGCTTTTCAAAAGGATGTTGTCTGCTGGAGTTCGTCCGGATTTGGTGACTGTCACTACCACTCTTCCTGCTTGTGCTCATTTAGCGGCATTAAGGCACGGTAGGGAGATTCATGCATACATGATTGTTAATGGAGTGAGGAAAGACGCTGATTACAGAGAATACGACGATACTTACATTGATAATGCAATTTTGGACATGTATGCAAAATGTGGAAGCATGCGTGAAGCTCAACTGATCTGTGATATGATGAATTACAAAGATGTCGCATCATGGAACATTATGATTAAGGGGTACGGCATGCATGGATTCGGCATCAAGGCACTAGAATTGTTTTCTGATATGTGTAAGGCAGAATTGAGGCCTGATGATGTCACATTCGTTGGTGTGTTGTCAGCTTGTAGCCATTCTGGCCTAATAAAACAGGGGAAAGAATTTCTTGCACAAATGCAGCCGAAGTATGGCGTTGTGCCTTCTATTGAACATTATACCTCCGTGATTGACATGCTAGGTCGTGCCGGGCAGCTTGAAGCTGCTTATGAGTTGTTATTAGCGATGCCCATTAAGGCCAATTCTGTTGTATGGAGGGCATTCTTGGCTGCCTGCCGTCTCCATGGTAATTCTGATCTAGCTGAGGTCGCTGCAAAACAGGTACTTGACCTTGAACCAGAACATTGTGGAAGTTATGTCATATTATCAAATATTTATGGACAGACTGGTCGCTATGAagaggtattagaggtaagaGACACAATGAGGCTTCAAAATGTACGGAAGACACCTGGTTGCAGCTGGATTGAACTTAATAATGGTGTTCATGTCTTTATTACTGCTGATAAGTCTCATCCTGAAGGGAACCTTATTTATGCTGGATTGAATTCCTTAACTGCTCGATTGCGTGAGCATGGTTATACACCAGAATCAGATGCCTTGGAGAGCAGTCCATGA